The proteins below are encoded in one region of Terriglobales bacterium:
- a CDS encoding TetR/AcrR family transcriptional regulator, whose product MRYPPEHKTETHRKIVKDAARRIRSEGLNGAAVAAVMRDTGLTHGGFYKHFRSKDDLLRESLREAFGEVVDLLVKNAEQARPESAWKAIVNTYLSGGHCDHPERGCPLAALASELARGGKQKKGQVLAEMMNYKDRMLQFMPGRRTGDKERAFFVIFSTMVGAVEIARMMTDPKAREKFLASTREFLLRSF is encoded by the coding sequence ATGCGTTACCCACCTGAGCACAAAACGGAAACCCACCGGAAGATCGTGAAGGACGCGGCCCGGCGCATCCGATCCGAAGGCCTGAATGGTGCGGCAGTAGCAGCCGTGATGCGCGACACCGGCCTGACCCACGGAGGCTTCTACAAACATTTTCGGAGCAAAGACGATCTGCTGCGGGAATCGCTGCGCGAGGCGTTCGGGGAAGTCGTGGATTTGCTGGTGAAGAATGCGGAGCAGGCGCGGCCTGAATCGGCCTGGAAGGCGATTGTGAACACATACCTGAGCGGGGGACATTGTGATCATCCGGAGCGCGGCTGTCCTCTGGCGGCTCTTGCCTCTGAGTTGGCGCGAGGAGGGAAGCAGAAGAAGGGCCAAGTGCTCGCCGAGATGATGAACTATAAAGACCGGATGTTGCAGTTCATGCCGGGCAGGCGAACTGGGGATAAAGAGCGCGCATTTTTTGTGATCTTTTCCACCATGGTCGGCGCCGTTGAAATTGCCCGTATGATGACGGATCCGAAAGCACGGGAGAAGTTTCTGGCGAGCACAAGAGAGTTTCTGTTGCGGAGTTTCTGA
- a CDS encoding putative toxin-antitoxin system toxin component, PIN family has translation MRVVIDTNVLVSGIINPHGAPGRIMDALLAEQISLLFDDRTMGEYREVLMRPVFSFPREDVETLLDFIEFAGERISAVTAAGVILPDADDLPFLEVAIAGSADALVTGNIKHFKPLRGSHRVLICTPADFLDRFS, from the coding sequence ATGAGAGTGGTGATTGATACCAATGTGCTGGTGTCCGGCATCATCAATCCGCATGGCGCTCCCGGACGGATCATGGACGCGCTTCTTGCGGAACAGATTTCACTCCTGTTTGACGATCGCACGATGGGCGAATATCGGGAGGTCTTGATGCGGCCGGTTTTCAGTTTTCCGCGTGAAGATGTGGAGACGCTGCTCGACTTCATTGAGTTCGCGGGGGAGCGCATCTCTGCCGTGACCGCGGCGGGCGTGATCCTGCCGGACGCGGATGACCTGCCTTTTCTGGAAGTCGCAATCGCTGGTTCGGCCGATGCTCTGGTCACGGGCAACATAAAGCATTTCAAGCCGCTGCGCGGGAGCCACCGAGTCCTCATTTGCACCCCAGCCGACTTCCTTGACCGCTTCAGCTGA
- a CDS encoding DUF2891 family protein, producing the protein MQTSALLLLATLLSAFLQPEPQLHSSQTSPPNSTAFDVASATRFADLALACVHKEYPNKIAHAMNSDADVAPPRKLTPAFYGCYDWHSSVHGHWLLARLARTFPKAPFTPQARAALQQNLTKENIAQEVAYLNQDGRASFERPYGLAWLLQLG; encoded by the coding sequence ATGCAAACATCGGCCCTGCTGCTTCTCGCCACTCTCCTGAGCGCCTTTTTACAACCGGAACCTCAGCTTCACTCGTCCCAAACCTCCCCGCCAAATTCAACGGCTTTCGATGTCGCTTCCGCCACCCGTTTTGCCGACCTCGCTCTCGCCTGCGTGCACAAGGAATATCCCAACAAGATCGCGCATGCCATGAACAGCGATGCTGACGTCGCCCCGCCGCGCAAGCTCACGCCCGCTTTTTACGGCTGCTATGACTGGCATTCGTCCGTCCACGGTCACTGGTTGCTGGCGCGGCTCGCGCGGACGTTTCCCAAGGCGCCGTTCACGCCACAGGCACGCGCGGCATTGCAGCAGAACCTGACCAAAGAAAATATCGCGCAGGAAGTCGCGTATCTGAACCAAGACGGGCGCGCCAGCTTTGAACGGCCTTACGGATTGGCATGGCTTCTGCAACTCGGAC